Proteins encoded in a region of the Zunongwangia endophytica genome:
- the sbnA gene encoding 2,3-diaminopropionate biosynthesis protein SbnA, translating to MKDKLQVSNSILETIGDTPLVRLKNIFFDSKVEVYGKLESFNPSGSVKARTSYNILQKAMEAGELRKGDTVIESSSGNMAIGLAQACLVMGLKLIVVVDPKLNKLTSQLLETYGTTIEMVTEPLEEGGFLGARLAKVKELLKTTKNSFWSNQYGNLDNPKTHYQTTKEIYEALDGRLDYLFVATSTCGTLMGCADYIKANHPNTKIIAVDAVGSVLFGGEAGTRKIPGHGAGVNSQFLNEDYIHDFVKVNDLECAVGCWELLEKESILVGGSSGAIIKAFQKYEHQMEEGSRCAFILSDGGSRYLDTIFNQEWLLNNIPGAYDALTPVGGWKIKPSSEYNVAIVGLGPKGLYGLERLLAHLKSENVQETVNIHLYNNNQYFGAGDVYRMDQPDFLKMNFANTKIDVRSHKQPESINNTGSYVQWLSASTGIDENQLKDKFSSRKMVGEYLSASLEDLISSAPENIKIHRRIQEVINITENEGLLQLETRSESKDKTLVKVHNVLLTTGHAGNRSEVSENKGNSSNIDFVYPVEKKLAGIQSNSIVAIKGMGLTFIDAALALTEGRGGRFNGDGENMQYLPLGNEPAIIYPYSRSGALMIPRVGEMPKVPKLRFFTSEKLNNIRKNFAHKFDFSEELLLLIRQEFTYRYYKLAFRNLDENLKETLGFSEMLEEIEIFHKKYPSEKRFSFEELQSPFLNSETTNTEDVAKILEETISMVSFGVKSPLLAAISAWHDISPIFNELYSFGGLTARSHQIFDHQYAPFFNRISYGPPLENMYKVLALIKAVILDFSFAKSPEVKELQYGKFELSNFSSEADNTSIVDYHIDARIPKMKIPSQSSLLFRNLFGENKMQLFQNTDETGNYETGGLDLTKEGHPINIDGKCIDNITIYGTPTEGVTFDNDTLSRNRNDFSSIWAKNVIHHFKKNISNSNNIK from the coding sequence TTGAAAGATAAACTTCAGGTTTCTAATTCTATTTTAGAAACTATAGGAGATACGCCACTAGTACGATTGAAGAATATTTTTTTTGATTCTAAAGTCGAAGTATATGGCAAATTAGAAAGTTTTAATCCTAGCGGAAGTGTAAAAGCTAGAACTTCTTATAATATTCTCCAGAAAGCAATGGAAGCCGGAGAATTACGTAAAGGAGACACGGTTATTGAGTCCAGCTCTGGCAATATGGCGATTGGTCTAGCCCAGGCATGTTTAGTTATGGGATTAAAATTGATCGTTGTTGTAGATCCTAAATTAAATAAACTCACTTCGCAGTTGTTAGAAACCTATGGAACAACTATAGAGATGGTTACCGAACCTTTAGAAGAGGGTGGATTTTTAGGTGCTCGCTTAGCAAAGGTAAAAGAGTTGCTTAAAACGACGAAAAATAGCTTTTGGAGTAATCAATACGGGAATCTGGATAATCCCAAAACGCACTATCAAACTACAAAAGAAATCTATGAAGCTTTAGATGGAAGATTAGATTATCTTTTTGTAGCTACAAGTACTTGCGGAACCTTAATGGGATGTGCAGATTATATTAAAGCCAATCATCCAAATACAAAAATTATAGCTGTAGATGCAGTTGGAAGTGTGCTCTTTGGAGGTGAAGCTGGAACCCGAAAAATACCTGGCCACGGTGCGGGTGTAAATTCTCAATTTTTAAATGAAGATTATATCCATGATTTTGTAAAGGTAAATGATCTGGAATGTGCTGTAGGCTGCTGGGAATTACTAGAAAAAGAAAGTATTCTTGTGGGCGGCTCTTCGGGAGCGATTATAAAGGCATTTCAGAAATACGAGCACCAGATGGAAGAAGGTTCACGTTGTGCGTTTATACTAAGTGATGGCGGAAGCAGATATTTAGATACTATATTTAATCAAGAATGGTTACTAAACAATATACCGGGCGCCTATGATGCTTTAACGCCCGTTGGTGGATGGAAAATAAAACCTTCATCAGAATATAATGTAGCTATTGTAGGGCTTGGGCCTAAAGGCTTGTACGGTCTGGAACGTTTGCTAGCTCATTTAAAAAGTGAAAATGTTCAGGAAACAGTAAATATTCATCTTTATAATAATAACCAGTATTTTGGTGCTGGTGATGTATATCGAATGGATCAGCCAGATTTTTTGAAAATGAATTTCGCGAATACTAAAATTGATGTTCGCTCGCATAAGCAACCAGAATCGATTAATAATACGGGCAGTTATGTGCAATGGCTTAGCGCATCTACTGGAATTGATGAAAATCAGTTAAAAGATAAATTTTCATCTCGTAAAATGGTAGGTGAATATCTCAGCGCCAGTTTGGAAGATCTAATTTCTTCAGCTCCAGAAAATATTAAGATACATCGTCGTATCCAGGAAGTTATCAATATTACGGAAAACGAGGGACTGCTACAACTAGAAACACGTTCTGAATCAAAGGATAAAACGCTCGTAAAAGTCCATAATGTACTACTAACTACAGGTCATGCGGGAAATCGTAGCGAGGTTTCAGAAAACAAAGGAAATTCTTCAAATATTGATTTTGTATATCCTGTTGAAAAAAAATTAGCCGGAATTCAATCAAATTCGATTGTAGCGATTAAAGGAATGGGATTAACTTTTATAGATGCTGCTTTAGCTTTAACTGAAGGAAGAGGAGGTCGTTTTAATGGTGACGGTGAAAACATGCAATATTTGCCTTTAGGAAACGAACCTGCTATTATTTATCCATATTCGAGGTCTGGTGCTTTGATGATTCCAAGAGTAGGAGAGATGCCTAAGGTTCCCAAGTTACGTTTTTTTACTTCAGAAAAATTAAATAATATTCGAAAAAATTTCGCTCATAAATTCGATTTTTCAGAAGAACTACTACTTTTAATCAGGCAAGAATTTACTTATAGATACTATAAGTTAGCTTTCAGAAATTTAGATGAAAATTTGAAGGAAACTTTAGGTTTTTCTGAAATGCTGGAAGAAATTGAAATTTTTCACAAAAAATATCCGTCGGAAAAGCGATTTTCATTTGAAGAATTACAATCACCTTTTTTAAATTCTGAAACCACTAATACTGAGGATGTAGCAAAGATTTTAGAAGAAACCATATCAATGGTATCTTTCGGAGTAAAAAGTCCGTTACTTGCAGCAATTAGCGCATGGCACGATATAAGTCCGATTTTTAATGAACTGTATAGTTTTGGAGGATTAACAGCGAGGTCTCACCAAATTTTTGATCATCAATACGCTCCATTTTTTAACCGAATTAGTTACGGGCCACCGCTAGAGAATATGTATAAAGTTTTAGCTTTAATTAAAGCCGTAATTTTAGATTTCTCATTTGCTAAATCTCCGGAAGTCAAAGAACTTCAATATGGAAAGTTTGAATTATCAAATTTCTCTTCGGAAGCAGATAATACTTCAATCGTAGATTATCATATCGATGCACGAATTCCTAAAATGAAAATCCCTTCACAGTCTTCTTTACTTTTTAGAAATCTTTTTGGAGAGAACAAAATGCAATTATTTCAGAATACAGATGAAACCGGAAATTACGAAACCGGAGGGTTAGACCTCACGAAGGAAGGACATCCAATAAATATTGATGGAAAATGTATAGATAATATTACGATTTATGGCACACCTACTGAAGGTGTTACTTTCGATAATGATACGCTATCCAGAAACCGAAATGATTTTTCATCAATCTGGGCAAAAAATGTAATACATCATTTCAAAAAAAATATTTCAAATTCTAATAATATTAAATGA
- a CDS encoding Y4yA family PLP-dependent enzyme, whose translation MINSKYIKGNQEKGLTPITSQWMQEIMSHPKVINELFTKFGSPLNILNPASFTQNCIKFKEVFESNEVKYGIFYARKANKAKAFVKQAFKENIGVDTASERELLQSLQLGGDGEHLVLTSAIKTKRQIEIAIQNNVPIVLDNDDECILVNNIAEKNNKKARVAFRLSGFHVEGSKLYSRFGFDIDKIEEYLINHVGEGKAYNNFKVEGLHFHLDGYSTQQRSEALLQCIKLTQRLKEHDFSFRFIDMGGGILINYLKHKEEWLDFDTRLEQSLKGEISPVTFNKNGLGYRLEDGIIKGERKTYPYFNEINSDKFLDKILKYSNQKGNSVASLLKKENIEIRIEPEDLW comes from the coding sequence ATGATAAATAGTAAGTATATCAAGGGAAATCAGGAAAAAGGATTAACGCCAATTACATCGCAATGGATGCAAGAAATTATGAGTCATCCAAAAGTGATAAATGAGCTTTTCACAAAGTTTGGCTCTCCGCTAAACATTCTTAATCCTGCTTCTTTTACTCAAAATTGTATAAAATTTAAAGAAGTTTTTGAGAGCAATGAGGTGAAGTATGGAATTTTCTACGCTAGAAAAGCCAACAAAGCTAAGGCATTTGTAAAACAGGCTTTCAAAGAAAACATTGGAGTAGATACCGCTAGTGAGCGGGAACTTTTACAATCCCTTCAACTTGGTGGAGATGGGGAGCATTTGGTATTAACTTCAGCAATCAAAACTAAAAGGCAAATCGAAATTGCGATTCAGAATAATGTTCCGATCGTATTAGATAACGATGATGAATGCATTTTGGTTAATAATATAGCTGAAAAAAATAATAAGAAAGCTCGTGTAGCTTTTCGTTTAAGTGGCTTTCATGTCGAGGGAAGTAAACTCTATAGTCGTTTTGGCTTCGATATCGATAAAATTGAAGAATACCTGATTAACCATGTTGGTGAAGGTAAAGCCTATAATAATTTCAAAGTAGAAGGCTTGCATTTTCATTTAGATGGCTATTCTACCCAGCAAAGAAGTGAAGCTTTATTGCAATGTATAAAATTAACGCAAAGGTTGAAAGAGCATGATTTTTCATTTCGATTTATTGATATGGGTGGAGGAATTTTAATTAACTACCTGAAACATAAAGAAGAATGGCTGGATTTTGATACGAGATTAGAACAAAGCTTAAAAGGAGAAATTTCTCCAGTTACCTTCAATAAAAATGGATTGGGTTATAGATTAGAAGACGGAATTATAAAAGGGGAAAGAAAAACCTATCCTTATTTTAACGAAATCAATTCAGATAAATTTCTGGATAAGATTTTAAAATATTCAAATCAAAAAGGGAATTCCGTAGCTTCTTTACTTAAAAAGGAAAATATAGAAATACGAATAGAACCGGAAGATCTTTGGTAA
- a CDS encoding zinc-dependent alcohol dehydrogenase family protein, which translates to MSNKENKTEVVRFHETGSADVLKIEEIDLQEPKENEVRIKVKALGLNRAEVAYRSGQYLENPRFPSLIGYEASGIVDAVGSKVSSVAVGDKVSTIPSFSMNDYGTYGETAILPEHAVSHYPDNLSPEEATAIWMPFITAYGGIITNGEIAKDDAVLITAASSSVGFATIALTKLKGGIAIATTRKEEKKQQLLDAGADHVIVTDDEDLVERVMEITNNNGANIIFDPISGPIIETLAKAAAPLGRIVEYGSLSSESAKFPFGQMLQKRLTIQGYILMDITTNPEKLKPAKKFIFEALEKGKLKPTIDNTFDFEDIKKAHEYMESNQQLGKIIVKLN; encoded by the coding sequence ATGAGTAACAAAGAGAATAAGACCGAAGTTGTAAGATTTCACGAAACTGGTTCAGCTGATGTATTAAAGATTGAAGAAATCGACTTACAAGAGCCTAAAGAAAACGAGGTAAGAATAAAGGTAAAAGCTCTTGGACTGAATCGCGCTGAAGTAGCCTACAGAAGCGGACAATATTTAGAAAATCCTAGATTCCCATCTTTAATCGGTTATGAAGCCAGTGGTATTGTTGATGCTGTAGGAAGCAAAGTTTCAAGCGTAGCTGTGGGTGATAAAGTGAGTACTATTCCTTCCTTTTCTATGAATGATTACGGAACTTATGGAGAAACAGCCATTTTACCAGAACATGCAGTTAGCCACTATCCTGATAATCTTTCACCAGAAGAAGCTACCGCGATATGGATGCCATTTATTACCGCTTACGGCGGAATTATAACCAACGGTGAAATTGCTAAAGATGATGCTGTCCTTATCACCGCAGCAAGTAGTAGTGTAGGATTTGCTACCATCGCCTTAACAAAGTTAAAAGGAGGTATTGCAATTGCCACCACTAGAAAAGAAGAGAAAAAACAGCAATTATTAGATGCAGGCGCCGATCATGTGATTGTTACTGATGATGAGGATCTAGTGGAAAGAGTGATGGAAATCACGAATAACAACGGTGCCAATATTATATTTGATCCTATTAGTGGTCCTATAATTGAAACATTAGCTAAAGCTGCTGCACCATTAGGTAGAATCGTTGAGTATGGATCTTTATCTAGTGAATCCGCAAAATTTCCGTTTGGTCAAATGCTTCAAAAGCGATTAACAATTCAAGGGTATATTTTAATGGATATTACCACAAATCCAGAAAAATTAAAGCCGGCTAAGAAATTTATTTTCGAAGCATTAGAGAAAGGAAAACTGAAACCTACAATCGACAATACGTTCGATTTTGAAGATATCAAAAAAGCCCATGAATACATGGAATCTAATCAGCAACTTGGTAAAATTATAGTTAAGCTGAATTAA
- a CDS encoding SDR family oxidoreductase, protein MKDIALIVGASGIAGSNLAQELLENNWTTYGITRSSDVDLKGFKNIKADLLDPEALEKALKDVKPTHVFFTAWILKDSEEENIKVNSKIVRNLLDVLSPKKSVKHVALVTGLKHYLGPFENYAKEGFSPETPVRTEHPRLELKNFYYAQEDEVFEASKRDGFTWSVHRAHTMIGQAVGNLMNMGTTLAVYASICKEHGTPFIWPGSEAQWNGISDVTDANILAKQFVWAATTPEAENEAFNIVNGDVFRWSWLWKEIADYFGVEYQGYVENNKTLEEMMKNDEDIWKQIAEQYELVESELKKLASPWHTDLDLGRPIEVMTNMAKSRKLGFKEYQDTRESFFNLFDQLKEQKIIPAK, encoded by the coding sequence ATGAAAGATATAGCATTAATAGTTGGAGCTAGTGGAATTGCAGGAAGCAATCTTGCGCAAGAGCTACTCGAAAATAACTGGACCACCTACGGTATTACCAGAAGTTCTGATGTAGACCTTAAAGGATTCAAAAATATTAAGGCAGATTTGCTGGATCCAGAAGCCTTAGAGAAAGCTTTAAAAGATGTAAAACCAACTCACGTATTTTTTACCGCCTGGATATTAAAAGATTCAGAAGAAGAAAATATCAAAGTAAATAGTAAGATTGTTAGAAATTTACTAGATGTTTTGTCTCCGAAGAAATCAGTGAAACATGTTGCTTTAGTAACCGGACTTAAACATTATTTAGGGCCGTTTGAAAATTATGCGAAAGAAGGATTTTCACCAGAAACTCCTGTAAGAACAGAACACCCAAGATTAGAATTAAAGAATTTCTATTACGCACAGGAAGATGAAGTTTTTGAAGCGTCTAAACGTGATGGATTCACTTGGAGCGTACACCGCGCACATACGATGATAGGACAGGCTGTTGGAAACTTAATGAATATGGGAACCACATTAGCCGTTTATGCAAGTATCTGTAAAGAACACGGCACACCTTTTATCTGGCCAGGTTCTGAGGCACAATGGAATGGAATTTCTGATGTTACTGATGCTAATATTTTAGCCAAACAATTTGTATGGGCTGCTACTACTCCTGAGGCAGAAAATGAAGCCTTTAATATTGTAAATGGTGACGTATTCCGTTGGAGTTGGCTGTGGAAAGAGATAGCAGATTATTTTGGTGTTGAATATCAGGGTTATGTTGAAAACAACAAAACGCTTGAGGAAATGATGAAAAATGATGAAGACATTTGGAAACAAATTGCCGAGCAATACGAATTAGTGGAATCTGAGTTAAAGAAACTAGCTTCTCCCTGGCATACAGATCTGGATTTGGGAAGACCAATAGAAGTGATGACAAATATGGCCAAAAGCCGTAAACTAGGATTTAAAGAATATCAAGATACTAGAGAATCATTCTTTAACTTGTTCGATCAGCTAAAAGAACAGAAGATCATTCCAGCTAAATAA
- a CDS encoding Crp/Fnr family transcriptional regulator, whose amino-acid sequence MFSELYDQLEEKIELTESAKKSIPNFFETQKLQKKQFLLQEGQYCRNLAFVAKGALKSYTIDDKGQEHISLLALEGWWVSDFKSFIGDEKAIMYIDAIEDSDVLLISRANYEQLLLEVPSMERYFRILYQNSLVTKDRRLISSNTHTAEEKYAHFLKLHPTISQRIPQHLIASYLGLSPETISRIKKNLTQNN is encoded by the coding sequence ATGTTTAGTGAACTTTATGACCAACTCGAAGAAAAAATTGAACTAACCGAAAGCGCTAAAAAGAGTATTCCTAATTTCTTTGAAACCCAAAAACTGCAAAAAAAGCAATTCTTATTGCAGGAAGGGCAATATTGTAGAAATTTGGCTTTTGTTGCAAAAGGAGCCTTAAAATCCTATACCATAGACGATAAAGGACAGGAACATATTAGTTTACTGGCTTTAGAAGGTTGGTGGGTATCAGATTTTAAAAGTTTTATAGGGGACGAAAAAGCAATTATGTACATCGATGCTATTGAAGACAGCGACGTGTTATTGATTTCTCGAGCTAACTATGAACAACTTCTCCTCGAAGTACCTTCTATGGAGCGATATTTTAGAATTTTATATCAAAACAGTCTTGTGACAAAAGATAGAAGGTTAATAAGTTCTAATACGCACACTGCAGAAGAAAAATACGCCCATTTCTTAAAGTTACACCCAACAATTTCACAGCGTATTCCGCAGCATTTAATTGCGTCTTATCTTGGTTTATCTCCAGAAACCATTAGCAGAATCAAGAAAAATCTAACTCAAAATAATTGA